The following proteins are co-located in the Chryseobacterium daecheongense genome:
- a CDS encoding sigma-70 family RNA polymerase sigma factor, with amino-acid sequence MNRKIFAIKTNYSEEELIVLLKDKNEAGFHYLYDHYSGALYGVVLRIVQSKEYTEEIIQDVFVKIWNSIQQYDTSKGRFYTWMINIARNTAIDYLKSKSFQNELKNQPIPDFVYNSAELSTTNNTSDFIGFNNVLESLETDKQELIDLAYYQGYTQNEISDKLKIPLGTVKTKMRNALIKLKDLLKDYQ; translated from the coding sequence TTGAATCGAAAAATATTCGCTATTAAAACAAACTATTCGGAGGAAGAACTTATCGTTTTATTGAAGGATAAAAACGAAGCTGGTTTTCATTATTTGTATGACCATTATTCCGGTGCACTATATGGTGTAGTACTTCGAATCGTACAATCAAAAGAATATACTGAAGAAATTATTCAGGATGTTTTTGTTAAAATCTGGAATTCTATCCAACAGTATGACACCAGTAAAGGAAGATTCTATACGTGGATGATCAATATTGCAAGAAATACAGCGATCGATTATCTAAAATCTAAAAGTTTTCAAAACGAATTAAAAAACCAACCAATTCCGGATTTCGTATATAACAGTGCTGAACTTTCTACCACAAACAATACCTCTGATTTTATTGGCTTTAATAATGTGCTTGAAAGTTTGGAAACTGATAAACAGGAACTTATTGATCTGGCTTATTATCAGGGATACACACAGAATGAAATATCTGATAAATTGAAAATACCCCTGGGTACGGTAAAAACGAAGATGCGGAATGCATTAATAAAATTAAAGGATTTGTTAAAAGATTATCAATAA
- a CDS encoding EamA family transporter yields MHKLALFRLHLIIFLWGFTAILGKLIHANAQILVFYRMLFAAIFLYAYIRIYKKESIKVSKKIFFQLAAIGTAMAAHWFCFFYSIKVSNVSIALSCLSLSTLFASILEPVIFKRKIDISEVIMGIVIVACILLIFKTEFQYKEGILFGVLCAIFGTIFSVFNGKMFGKTSSGNIIFYEIFCGWSVLLIFYLFSGQIFQMNEINYRDLALICLLASVFTAFPMLESVNLMKYISPFTLILTVNLEPVYGIILAFFIFGESEHMSPIFYIASLVMILAIIANGLIKARKQKKTN; encoded by the coding sequence ATGCATAAATTAGCACTTTTCAGATTGCATTTAATAATTTTTTTATGGGGATTCACTGCAATCTTGGGGAAACTGATTCATGCCAATGCTCAGATTCTGGTTTTCTACAGAATGCTATTTGCCGCGATATTCCTATATGCTTACATAAGAATTTATAAAAAGGAGAGTATAAAAGTCTCAAAGAAAATATTTTTCCAATTGGCGGCGATTGGTACTGCAATGGCGGCTCATTGGTTTTGTTTTTTTTATTCCATTAAAGTTTCGAATGTTTCTATTGCATTAAGCTGTTTATCATTATCTACTCTTTTTGCGTCAATATTAGAACCTGTCATTTTTAAAAGAAAAATAGATATTTCGGAAGTTATCATGGGAATTGTTATCGTGGCTTGTATCCTGCTGATTTTTAAAACAGAGTTTCAATATAAGGAAGGGATACTTTTTGGTGTCTTGTGTGCTATTTTTGGGACGATATTTTCCGTTTTCAATGGTAAGATGTTTGGAAAAACAAGTTCAGGGAATATTATTTTTTATGAAATATTCTGTGGATGGTCAGTTTTATTGATATTTTATTTATTTTCAGGGCAAATTTTTCAAATGAATGAAATAAACTACAGGGATTTGGCGTTAATATGCTTGTTAGCAAGTGTTTTTACTGCTTTTCCAATGTTGGAATCAGTGAATCTGATGAAGTATATTTCTCCTTTTACACTTATTTTAACAGTTAATTTAGAGCCAGTTTACGGAATTATACTAGCTTTTTTTATCTTTGGCGAATCGGAGCATATGAGCCCTATATTTTATATAGCATCATTGGTGATGATATTAGCAATTATCGCTAATGGGCTGATAAAAGCCAGAAAACAAAAAAAAACTAATTAA
- a CDS encoding fasciclin domain-containing protein — protein sequence MNTRSKIAVFGMVVLSFAFSGTVTAQTMKEKTVMVGGAAMYPSKNIIENAVNSKDHKTLVAAVKAAGLVETLQGAGPFTVLAPTDAAFAKLPKGTVENLVKPENKEMLTKILTYHVLAGKFNAKEIWAAVKAENGKSMMKTVEGEDVTFWTKGKDLYVKDAKGNSAKITIADVNQSNGVIHVIDTVLMP from the coding sequence ATGAACACAAGATCAAAAATCGCAGTATTCGGAATGGTTGTATTATCATTCGCATTTAGCGGAACGGTAACTGCACAAACGATGAAAGAAAAAACAGTAATGGTAGGTGGAGCCGCTATGTATCCATCCAAAAATATCATTGAAAACGCTGTTAATTCCAAGGATCACAAAACACTGGTAGCAGCAGTAAAAGCTGCCGGATTAGTGGAAACCCTACAAGGAGCTGGTCCATTTACTGTACTGGCGCCTACAGATGCGGCATTTGCTAAACTTCCAAAAGGAACAGTTGAAAACCTGGTTAAGCCGGAGAATAAAGAAATGCTTACTAAAATTCTGACATATCATGTACTAGCCGGAAAGTTTAATGCTAAGGAAATCTGGGCCGCTGTAAAAGCAGAAAATGGAAAAAGTATGATGAAAACGGTGGAAGGAGAAGATGTTACTTTCTGGACAAAAGGCAAAGACCTTTATGTAAAAGATGCGAAAGGGAACAGTGCAAAAATTACCATAGCAGATGTTAATCAGTCTAATGGCGTTATCCATGTAATAGATACGGTTCTGATGCCTTAA
- a CDS encoding S8 family serine peptidase: MRKNVFYLLVLFFFIVSCNRESIQNETSGLEAYQKDPLTAKQINAEINQSIKSKGSFNWSQTSDHFLWSAVFRGNRMVSIGFGSSKDDFDRSKSPNSSEIEKELLSVIKKYEGKDERGFLLLSDQYLNQMDVVIEKQETLTELRKMKTIRYLEPADYHYFEYEAAYNTNAKSSGSGSSGCGFSSTTLNTADYTSTTPSAKIPWAFTKHSIPNAWNYSTGAGITIGLIDTGVSPEQTLLGNSFNNGASSGRTISKFGVYNSDGSADQCGHGTKMASVMTAPRNNAGLPVGVAYNANLIAYRAAENVVLETSSEQTAVKTAFTELGNNNNVKIISMSMGHIFSVGKIEDGVKYAYSKGKLIFCAGGTSTSFTNFVGVIFPAWMPETQAITGVKENTSNKKCDVCHSGSQIDFTFQMERSSGSNVPVLSYYNGQSDYVGGSSVATAATAGIAALVWSKNPSWTREQVLTKMRQSATYYPNPDSSYGYGNINVLNAVQ; the protein is encoded by the coding sequence ATGAGAAAAAATGTATTTTACCTTTTAGTCTTATTTTTCTTTATCGTATCATGTAACAGAGAAAGTATCCAAAATGAAACTTCCGGTCTTGAAGCTTATCAGAAAGATCCTCTGACAGCAAAACAAATTAACGCGGAAATCAATCAATCCATTAAAAGTAAAGGTTCCTTCAATTGGAGCCAGACTTCAGATCACTTCCTCTGGAGCGCCGTCTTCCGTGGAAACAGGATGGTGTCCATTGGATTTGGTTCTTCCAAAGATGATTTCGATAGAAGTAAATCTCCTAACAGCAGTGAAATAGAGAAAGAGCTCTTATCTGTCATCAAAAAGTATGAAGGAAAAGATGAAAGAGGATTTCTTCTTCTTTCTGATCAGTATCTTAATCAGATGGATGTTGTAATTGAGAAGCAGGAAACACTTACTGAACTCAGAAAGATGAAAACTATCAGATATCTGGAGCCTGCAGATTATCATTATTTTGAATATGAAGCAGCATATAATACAAATGCAAAATCTTCAGGGAGCGGTTCTTCAGGATGTGGCTTTTCTTCAACAACACTCAACACAGCTGATTATACAAGCACAACCCCAAGTGCAAAAATTCCATGGGCTTTTACAAAACACAGTATTCCGAATGCCTGGAATTACAGTACCGGCGCAGGTATAACTATTGGTTTGATTGATACCGGAGTTTCCCCTGAGCAAACCTTGTTGGGAAATAGTTTTAATAACGGAGCATCTTCAGGAAGAACCATCAGTAAATTCGGAGTTTATAACTCAGATGGTTCAGCAGATCAGTGTGGTCACGGAACAAAAATGGCTTCTGTAATGACCGCGCCAAGAAATAATGCCGGATTACCTGTAGGGGTAGCTTATAATGCCAATCTTATCGCATACAGGGCAGCAGAAAATGTTGTGTTGGAAACCTCAAGTGAACAAACTGCTGTTAAAACTGCTTTTACTGAGTTGGGTAATAACAATAACGTAAAGATTATCTCAATGTCGATGGGACATATATTTTCTGTGGGAAAAATTGAGGATGGTGTAAAATATGCCTACTCTAAGGGAAAACTTATTTTCTGTGCAGGGGGAACATCAACAAGCTTTACCAATTTTGTGGGGGTGATATTCCCTGCCTGGATGCCGGAGACCCAAGCAATAACAGGAGTAAAGGAAAATACTTCCAATAAAAAATGTGATGTTTGCCACTCCGGAAGTCAAATTGATTTTACATTTCAGATGGAAAGATCTTCAGGAAGTAATGTTCCGGTATTGAGCTATTATAACGGACAGTCTGACTATGTAGGAGGATCTTCTGTTGCAACTGCGGCAACTGCTGGTATTGCAGCTTTAGTCTGGTCAAAAAATCCATCATGGACGAGAGAGCAGGTACTCACAAAAATGAGGCAGTCTGCTACTTACTATCCAAATCCGGATTCCAGTTATGGTTATGGGAATATCAATGTTCTCAACGCGGTTCAATAA
- the uvrC gene encoding excinuclease ABC subunit UvrC, producing the protein MNPSLELQLKTLPSEPGVYRYYDKNEQLLYVGKAKNLKKRVLSYFNKNLSGYRIKIMVGKIQRLETTIVNSEYDALLLENNLIKEHKPFYNVMLKDDKTYPWICIKNEAFPRIFLTRNIIKDGSEYYGPYAKVRPAKILLDTIKHIYKLRTCNLNLAPTKIEDGKYKVCLEYHIKNCEGPCEGLESKEEYDEKIDSIRGIIKGDFRKAKDYLINQMMKHAANLQFEDAQIIKERLDILEDYQAKNTVVNPNIDDVDVFGMTSDETAAYVNFFKIRNGNIIQSFTTEIKKILEETDEDILEEALIEIRQKFGSDSKEVLLPFHLSVEIPNVKLIVPKVGDKKRIVELSEKNAKEYRLEKLKQVQIVDPERHSNRIMAEMQKLLRMPVEPRHIEGFDNSNIQGTNPVSACVVFKDGKPSKADYRIFHPKTVEGPNDFATMEEVIYRRYKRMVDEGESLPQLILIDGGKGQLSSAVKSLKLLGLYGKITIIGIAKRLEEIFFPEDPIPLYLDKKSETLKILQRVRDEAHRFGVKHHRTRRKNSTIKSELEEIPGVGEKTIELLLSRLKSVKRIKESNLETLEEILGKSKAKVIWEYFND; encoded by the coding sequence ATGAATCCTTCTTTAGAATTACAACTCAAAACTTTACCTTCTGAGCCTGGCGTTTATCGTTATTACGATAAAAATGAACAGTTATTGTATGTAGGCAAGGCTAAAAACCTAAAGAAAAGGGTTCTTTCCTATTTCAATAAAAATTTATCGGGGTACAGGATAAAAATAATGGTCGGAAAAATCCAGCGATTGGAAACCACTATTGTGAATAGCGAGTATGATGCGCTTCTATTAGAAAACAACCTGATCAAAGAGCATAAACCTTTTTACAATGTAATGCTCAAGGATGATAAAACATATCCTTGGATTTGCATTAAAAATGAAGCATTTCCCAGAATTTTCCTTACGAGGAACATCATTAAGGATGGTTCGGAATATTACGGTCCTTATGCCAAAGTTCGTCCTGCAAAAATACTGCTGGATACCATAAAACATATTTATAAGCTCAGGACTTGTAATCTGAATCTTGCTCCCACTAAAATTGAAGATGGCAAATATAAGGTCTGCCTCGAATATCACATCAAGAACTGTGAAGGCCCTTGTGAAGGGTTGGAAAGCAAAGAAGAATATGATGAAAAGATTGACTCCATCCGCGGTATTATAAAAGGAGATTTCCGAAAAGCTAAAGATTACCTTATTAACCAGATGATGAAGCATGCTGCTAATCTGCAGTTTGAAGATGCACAGATCATCAAGGAAAGGCTGGATATTTTGGAAGATTATCAGGCAAAAAACACCGTTGTCAATCCCAATATTGACGATGTGGATGTTTTCGGAATGACCAGCGACGAAACGGCTGCCTATGTCAATTTCTTTAAGATCAGAAATGGAAATATAATCCAGAGTTTTACAACAGAAATCAAAAAGATCCTTGAAGAAACAGATGAGGATATTTTGGAAGAAGCTCTTATTGAAATTCGTCAGAAGTTTGGTTCCGACTCTAAAGAAGTTTTGCTTCCCTTTCATTTATCCGTTGAAATCCCTAATGTAAAACTTATTGTTCCTAAAGTAGGTGATAAAAAAAGGATCGTTGAACTTTCCGAGAAAAATGCTAAAGAATACCGTTTGGAAAAACTAAAACAGGTTCAGATTGTAGATCCTGAAAGACATTCCAACCGGATAATGGCTGAGATGCAAAAGCTACTGCGAATGCCTGTAGAGCCAAGACATATAGAGGGTTTTGATAATTCAAATATCCAAGGTACCAATCCTGTTTCAGCGTGTGTTGTTTTTAAAGATGGTAAACCTAGTAAGGCAGATTACCGCATCTTTCATCCGAAGACCGTAGAGGGTCCAAACGATTTTGCCACTATGGAAGAAGTGATCTATCGTCGTTACAAAAGAATGGTAGACGAAGGAGAGAGCCTTCCCCAACTTATTCTGATTGACGGTGGAAAAGGCCAGCTATCATCAGCCGTAAAAAGTTTAAAGCTTTTAGGTCTTTACGGAAAGATTACTATTATTGGAATCGCTAAAAGACTGGAAGAAATCTTCTTTCCCGAAGATCCTATCCCATTATATCTGGATAAAAAATCCGAAACTCTTAAAATCCTCCAAAGGGTTCGTGATGAAGCTCACCGTTTTGGTGTAAAGCATCATAGGACCAGAAGGAAAAACTCTACCATCAAATCTGAACTGGAAGAAATTCCCGGTGTAGGAGAAAAAACAATTGAACTATTATTATCCAGATTAAAATCAGTAAAAAGGATCAAAGAATCCAACCTGGAAACATTAGAGGAAATATTGGGTAAAAGTAAAGCCAAGGTTATTTGGGAGTATTTTAACGACTAA
- a CDS encoding anti-sigma factor, with protein sequence MNTKEYISSGIIESYILGLASPEEAGILECVMKNNAEVKAAFDEAQKVLEDLATAQAVAPPNELKSKIWEKIQKEQTFEKITPAAQPTQPFGDVTNRSKEIANTKNNIWKTYAIAASVLFLVSLTGNLFWMNNQSESKKEIAKLETEKQSKDAALQKMNEKWTMISSPDMQMVMLKGVEKHADSKAMVFWDKKTKEVYLNAEALPKAPEGMQYQLWAIADGKPISAGMYTEEKDSKIALSNIPKAQAFAITLEKAGGSDVPTMENMYVMGGV encoded by the coding sequence TTGAACACTAAGGAATACATATCATCCGGAATTATAGAATCTTATATTCTAGGACTTGCTTCTCCCGAGGAGGCAGGTATTTTGGAGTGTGTGATGAAAAATAATGCTGAAGTAAAAGCTGCTTTTGATGAAGCACAAAAAGTACTAGAGGATCTGGCAACTGCTCAGGCTGTTGCCCCACCTAATGAGTTAAAATCTAAGATTTGGGAAAAGATTCAAAAAGAACAAACTTTTGAAAAAATTACACCTGCAGCGCAGCCAACGCAGCCTTTCGGAGATGTAACAAATAGATCGAAAGAAATTGCAAATACAAAAAATAACATCTGGAAAACTTATGCAATCGCAGCTTCGGTCTTATTTTTAGTAAGCCTTACCGGAAATTTGTTTTGGATGAATAATCAGTCTGAAAGCAAAAAAGAGATCGCAAAATTGGAAACTGAAAAACAATCTAAAGATGCGGCTCTGCAAAAGATGAATGAAAAATGGACGATGATATCCAGCCCTGATATGCAAATGGTTATGCTAAAAGGAGTGGAAAAACATGCAGATTCCAAGGCAATGGTATTTTGGGACAAAAAGACCAAAGAGGTCTATCTGAACGCAGAGGCTTTGCCTAAAGCTCCGGAAGGAATGCAATATCAATTATGGGCCATTGCAGACGGTAAACCCATAAGTGCAGGAATGTATACGGAAGAAAAAGATAGTAAAATTGCTCTTTCTAACATACCGAAAGCGCAGGCATTTGCTATCACCCTTGAAAAAGCGGGTGGAAGTGATGTGCCAACTATGGAAAATATGTACGTAATGGGAGGTGTATAA
- a CDS encoding PorV/PorQ family protein, which translates to MMKKYLLFLFSLAFGFFQSQIIRKYSNEFLNIGAGARGLAMGGAVISNQDDVYSPMWNPAGLMSIERDWQGAAMHAEYFESIAKYDYLAYAKVMEEGVFGVSVVRLGVDNILNTTQMIDSEGNIDYDKITKFSQSDYAAILSYAFHPGGNTKLDVGVNAKIVYRNVGKFASGYGFGFDVGAIYKADNGWKFGGMLRDATTTVNFWSINQKELSTVVNGEEFNPAPKDKMELTMPKLNVGASKMFEINSSVYVLPEAGINVDFAKTAALISTDFASITPYAGAELGYQKMIFVRLGVNRFQSITDIEDLKRKVSFQPSAGLGIRYRGLTLDYAITNSGIGGSNFYSNFFSLKLDMGTFRND; encoded by the coding sequence ATGATGAAAAAATATCTACTATTCCTATTTTCTTTAGCATTTGGATTTTTTCAATCTCAGATCATTAGAAAATATTCCAATGAATTTTTAAATATAGGTGCAGGAGCAAGAGGCCTGGCGATGGGTGGAGCGGTTATTTCCAATCAGGATGACGTTTATTCTCCTATGTGGAATCCAGCAGGTCTGATGTCTATCGAAAGAGACTGGCAAGGGGCTGCCATGCACGCCGAATACTTTGAATCTATAGCAAAATATGATTATCTGGCCTATGCTAAAGTGATGGAAGAGGGAGTTTTCGGAGTCTCAGTAGTGAGATTGGGGGTAGATAATATTCTGAATACGACTCAAATGATCGATTCTGAGGGAAATATTGACTATGACAAAATCACCAAGTTTTCACAGTCAGATTATGCTGCTATTCTGTCCTATGCATTTCATCCTGGCGGTAACACAAAATTGGATGTGGGTGTTAATGCCAAGATTGTTTACAGGAATGTAGGGAAATTTGCGAGCGGATATGGATTTGGTTTTGATGTAGGGGCAATTTATAAAGCTGATAATGGATGGAAATTTGGGGGAATGCTTCGTGACGCTACCACCACCGTTAACTTTTGGAGCATCAATCAGAAGGAGTTATCTACAGTTGTGAATGGAGAAGAGTTTAACCCTGCTCCAAAAGATAAAATGGAGCTTACTATGCCTAAACTTAATGTAGGAGCAAGTAAAATGTTTGAAATCAACAGCAGCGTTTATGTTTTACCGGAAGCCGGAATCAATGTGGATTTCGCTAAAACAGCAGCTTTAATTTCCACAGATTTTGCCAGTATAACCCCATATGCAGGAGCGGAATTGGGATATCAGAAAATGATTTTTGTACGTTTGGGAGTGAATCGTTTTCAGTCTATCACGGATATTGAAGATCTGAAAAGAAAGGTTTCTTTTCAGCCGAGTGCAGGTTTGGGAATCAGATACCGAGGACTTACCCTTGACTATGCTATTACTAATTCAGGAATTGGAGGATCGAATTTTTATTCCAACTTCTTTTCACTTAAATTAGATATGGGAACATTTAGAAATGATTAA
- a CDS encoding DUF2059 domain-containing protein, with translation MKRIIAVSILFLGVNTFAQIKEAKIKELIALTGGDKLASQAVSENIGKYQQAYPGVPRKFWEEFSKEMSPEKFAEIYVPIYNKYYTETEIDELIKFYNTPLGKKVLEVMPLILKESMEAGRKMGEETSAELMKKIDAE, from the coding sequence ATGAAGAGAATAATTGCCGTAAGTATTTTGTTTTTAGGAGTAAATACCTTTGCTCAAATAAAAGAGGCGAAAATTAAAGAACTCATTGCTCTTACGGGAGGTGATAAACTGGCTTCCCAAGCAGTAAGTGAAAATATAGGAAAATATCAACAGGCATATCCGGGGGTACCCCGAAAATTTTGGGAAGAGTTTTCAAAGGAAATGAGTCCCGAAAAGTTTGCAGAAATTTATGTGCCGATTTACAATAAGTATTACACCGAAACGGAAATTGATGAGCTGATAAAATTCTACAATACGCCACTAGGAAAAAAAGTATTGGAGGTTATGCCATTGATTCTAAAGGAAAGTATGGAAGCCGGAAGAAAAATGGGAGAAGAAACATCCGCTGAACTCATGAAGAAAATAGATGCCGAATAA
- a CDS encoding GNAT family N-acetyltransferase: MIIKRVDSSDIDFQNLVKFLDEDLAIRDGKDHAFYHQFNGIDLLKNCIVMYADNIAVSCGAFKIFSEDTVEIKRMYTSPMQRGKGLAGKALTELETWAKESGFSRCVLETGIMQPEAIALYEKMGYKRIPNYGQYIGIENSVCYEKEI, encoded by the coding sequence ATGATTATAAAAAGAGTAGATTCCTCTGATATCGATTTCCAGAATCTTGTGAAGTTCCTGGATGAAGATCTTGCTATCCGCGACGGTAAGGATCATGCTTTCTACCATCAATTCAATGGAATTGATCTCCTTAAAAACTGTATTGTAATGTATGCAGACAATATTGCAGTTTCCTGTGGTGCCTTTAAGATCTTTTCTGAAGATACGGTTGAAATCAAAAGAATGTATACGAGCCCGATGCAAAGAGGAAAGGGACTAGCCGGAAAAGCATTAACCGAATTAGAAACCTGGGCTAAAGAGTCCGGTTTTAGCAGATGTGTTTTAGAAACCGGAATTATGCAGCCCGAAGCAATTGCTTTATATGAAAAAATGGGTTATAAAAGAATACCAAATTACGGACAATACATTGGGATTGAAAATAGTGTCTGTTATGAAAAAGAGATATAG
- the ygiD gene encoding 4,5-DOPA dioxygenase extradiol, whose translation MNLNDLQNISDHFNNTERMPVLFLGHGSPMNAIEENQFVQGFRKSASEIPTPNAILCISAHWYTQGTYVTAMDMPRTIHDFGGFPKALFDVEYPAPGSPELAKETIELLAPSVVVEDHNWGLDHGAWSVIKHMYPDANIPVIQLSIDYTQPPQYHFDLAKRLNKLREKGILIIGSGNIVHNLRLIDWQNINTVGAGWDWAIEAREKTNNWLLDGNFQNIIDYQKQGTFLQYAVPTPDHYLPLIYTLGLKDSSEELRLFNDELIGGSLSMTSVRVG comes from the coding sequence ATGAACCTCAACGATTTACAAAACATCAGTGATCATTTCAATAACACAGAGAGAATGCCCGTATTATTTCTGGGTCATGGTTCACCCATGAATGCAATTGAAGAAAATCAGTTTGTTCAGGGGTTCAGAAAATCAGCTAGTGAAATTCCAACTCCCAATGCTATTCTATGTATTTCTGCTCACTGGTATACTCAAGGTACATATGTAACGGCTATGGATATGCCAAGAACCATTCATGATTTTGGAGGTTTTCCGAAAGCACTGTTTGATGTGGAATATCCAGCTCCCGGAAGCCCTGAATTGGCAAAAGAAACTATTGAACTTTTAGCTCCTTCGGTGGTCGTAGAAGATCACAATTGGGGATTAGATCACGGTGCATGGTCTGTAATTAAGCATATGTACCCTGATGCAAACATCCCGGTTATTCAATTGAGTATCGACTACACTCAACCTCCGCAATATCATTTTGATCTCGCAAAACGGTTGAATAAACTACGTGAAAAAGGCATCCTGATTATCGGAAGCGGAAATATAGTTCACAATCTGAGGTTGATCGACTGGCAGAACATCAATACGGTGGGTGCGGGCTGGGACTGGGCAATTGAAGCCAGGGAAAAAACCAACAACTGGCTCTTAGATGGCAATTTTCAAAACATAATTGACTATCAGAAACAAGGTACTTTTTTACAATATGCTGTCCCAACACCAGATCATTATTTACCTCTGATCTATACTTTAGGATTAAAAGATTCTTCTGAAGAACTTCGCCTATTCAATGACGAGCTGATAGGTGGGTCACTAAGTATGACAAGTGTAAGAGTGGGATAA
- the hutH gene encoding histidine ammonia-lyase has product MIYGVDIFTFHDVLEICKKPNKAKLNKAAKEQILKSQKNVQKIVESDRCVYGINTGFGPLCDTKISADETAQLQYNLIISHAVGVGKPIDKEFSKIMMIAKVHALSKGFSGVSLEVIERLILMLEKDIIPVVPEQGSVGASGDLAPLAHLVLPLLGLGQVWEGDAIYETSEILEKHNLDPLALGPKEGLGLINGTQFILAHAIKGLEKFEYLLDLADMTAAMSLEAYRGSESPFKKELHEIRPFEGSKKVAARMLKFLKNSENMKAHEDCERVQDPYSMRCVPQVHGASRNAFEHLKMMAETELNSVTDNPIVLSAEESISGGNFHGQLMALPLDYATLAAAELGNISDRRSYLLLEGKYGLPRLLTESSGLNSGFMIPQYTSAALVTENKTLCFPASADSIPTSLGQEDHVSMGSISGRKFNQVLGNLVNILSVELMFAAQGLEFRRPAKCSKIIEENFSILRSKVAKLEDDRLIGKDMLAIAELINDRKFIVN; this is encoded by the coding sequence ATGATATACGGTGTAGATATTTTCACTTTCCATGATGTATTGGAAATCTGTAAAAAACCCAATAAAGCAAAACTTAATAAAGCAGCAAAAGAACAAATTTTAAAATCCCAGAAAAATGTTCAAAAAATTGTTGAATCTGATCGATGTGTTTATGGGATTAATACGGGATTCGGTCCTCTTTGTGATACGAAAATTTCAGCTGATGAAACAGCTCAGTTACAATATAATTTAATCATTTCCCACGCTGTTGGAGTTGGAAAACCTATTGATAAAGAATTTTCAAAGATTATGATGATTGCAAAAGTTCATGCATTATCAAAAGGATTTTCCGGTGTTTCTTTAGAGGTTATTGAAAGATTGATCCTGATGTTGGAAAAAGATATCATTCCTGTTGTCCCTGAACAAGGTTCGGTGGGAGCATCCGGAGATCTTGCTCCTTTAGCTCATCTTGTTTTACCATTGTTGGGTCTTGGACAAGTTTGGGAAGGTGATGCCATCTATGAAACTTCTGAAATTTTAGAAAAACATAATCTGGATCCTTTAGCTTTAGGACCTAAAGAAGGGTTGGGGCTTATTAACGGTACCCAATTTATCCTGGCTCACGCGATCAAAGGATTGGAGAAGTTTGAATACTTATTGGACCTTGCAGATATGACTGCTGCCATGAGCCTTGAAGCTTACAGAGGCTCTGAAAGCCCTTTTAAAAAAGAACTTCACGAGATCAGACCTTTTGAAGGAAGTAAAAAAGTAGCAGCAAGAATGCTGAAATTCCTTAAGAACTCTGAAAATATGAAAGCACATGAGGATTGTGAAAGAGTACAGGATCCTTATTCTATGCGATGTGTTCCTCAGGTACACGGGGCAAGCAGAAATGCTTTTGAACACCTGAAAATGATGGCAGAAACCGAATTGAATTCTGTAACGGATAATCCGATTGTATTGAGCGCTGAGGAATCCATTTCAGGAGGAAACTTCCATGGTCAACTTATGGCTTTGCCACTGGATTATGCAACTTTAGCTGCAGCTGAATTAGGAAATATTTCTGACAGAAGAAGTTATTTACTTCTGGAAGGGAAATATGGCCTTCCAAGATTATTGACAGAAAGCTCAGGACTGAATTCAGGATTTATGATTCCTCAATACACTTCTGCTGCTTTGGTTACAGAAAATAAAACACTTTGCTTCCCTGCATCAGCAGATTCTATTCCAACAAGCTTAGGACAGGAAGACCATGTTTCTATGGGAAGTATTTCCGGGAGAAAATTCAATCAGGTTCTTGGTAATCTGGTCAATATCTTATCTGTTGAATTGATGTTTGCGGCTCAGGGGCTAGAATTCAGAAGACCGGCTAAATGCTCAAAAATTATTGAAGAGAATTTCAGTATTCTTCGTTCCAAAGTAGCAAAACTGGAAGATGACAGATTAATCGGTAAAGATATGCTTGCTATTGCAGAATTAATCAATGATAGAAAATTCATTGTGAATTAG